From a single Paludibaculum fermentans genomic region:
- a CDS encoding VOC family protein, with protein MAEPRLHHVGYIVDDVAQALPHWVASLEARWVSEIFHDPLQKVSVVFLQPAEDGVQVELVAPAGPDSPVAPFLAKGGGLHHLCYEVDLLEPQIEAMKRRKAVVIRPPKPAVAFGGRRIAWMVTRERLVLEYVERRLPESAA; from the coding sequence ATGGCTGAGCCGCGCCTGCACCACGTGGGTTATATCGTGGACGATGTGGCGCAGGCATTGCCGCATTGGGTAGCGTCCCTGGAGGCGCGCTGGGTGTCGGAGATCTTTCATGATCCCCTGCAAAAGGTGAGCGTGGTCTTCCTTCAGCCGGCTGAGGATGGCGTACAGGTGGAGTTGGTGGCGCCGGCCGGCCCCGATTCTCCCGTGGCGCCTTTCCTGGCCAAGGGCGGCGGCCTGCACCACCTGTGCTACGAAGTGGACCTGCTGGAGCCGCAGATTGAGGCCATGAAGCGCCGCAAGGCGGTGGTCATCCGTCCGCCCAAGCCGGCGGTGGCCTTCGGCGGACGCCGCATCGCCTGGATGGTCACCAGGGAGCGGCTGGTGCTGGAGTATGTCGAGCGGCGGCTGCCGGAGAGCGCGGCATGA